A single genomic interval of Asinibacterium sp. OR53 harbors:
- a CDS encoding sigma-70 family RNA polymerase sigma factor, giving the protein MTDSANPANTVKEWVKRYTDDLYSWAFYKTDNKETAEDLVQETFLAACQSLLSFKGIDARTWLLGILNHKIADHYRQQYKRAAVTEQVEQERAGNALLESFFDEEGSWVKKERPQQWGDEQGHLLDDMDFTKVLRQCMHKLPATWLAAVQLKYLEEKKGELICQELQIAPTNFWQILHRAKLQLRKCLEHNWFKRGE; this is encoded by the coding sequence ATGACAGATTCCGCCAACCCGGCAAATACGGTCAAAGAGTGGGTGAAGAGGTATACAGATGACCTGTATTCCTGGGCCTTCTACAAAACCGATAATAAAGAGACAGCAGAAGACCTTGTGCAGGAAACCTTCCTGGCCGCCTGCCAGTCGCTGCTCTCTTTTAAAGGAATTGATGCCAGGACCTGGCTGCTGGGCATCCTCAATCACAAGATCGCCGATCATTACCGGCAGCAATACAAGCGTGCTGCTGTTACGGAACAGGTGGAACAGGAACGGGCCGGTAATGCCCTGCTGGAAAGCTTTTTTGATGAAGAAGGATCGTGGGTGAAAAAAGAACGGCCGCAGCAATGGGGAGATGAGCAGGGACACCTGCTGGATGATATGGATTTCACCAAAGTATTGCGGCAATGCATGCACAAACTTCCGGCAACCTGGCTGGCTGCTGTGCAATTAAAATACCTGGAAGAAAAAAAAGGCGAACTGATTTGTCAGGAATTGCAAATTGCGCCGACTAACTTCTGGCAAATACTGCATCGTGCAAAGTTGCAATTGAGAAAATGCCTGGAGCACAACTGGTTTAAAAGAGGGGAATGA
- a CDS encoding DUF692 domain-containing protein has product MVGIGYRKDFAEAFLQSSTLQPAFIEVAPENWMGVGGFWNKKFREALEKYPLFTHGLSLSIGSPDELDFAFLKKLKQFLASTGALVYSEHLSYAKCDNAHLYDLLPIPFTSDAVAHVSERIKTVQDLLERKMAIEIVSYYSPVAPELSEIDFINAILEAADCDLLLDVNNVYVNSFNHRYDAKAFIDQLPMERVRYIHMAGHEQVSDTLIIDTHGEAIIDPVYNLFDYTMRRLGRDVPVLLERDFNIPELEELQEEINRLNTIKTAALKQPTYVTA; this is encoded by the coding sequence ATGGTAGGAATAGGATACAGGAAAGACTTCGCCGAAGCTTTCCTCCAAAGCAGCACATTGCAACCTGCTTTTATTGAAGTGGCACCGGAGAACTGGATGGGAGTGGGTGGTTTCTGGAACAAGAAATTCCGGGAAGCCCTCGAAAAATATCCCCTCTTTACGCATGGATTGTCGCTTTCGATCGGCAGTCCGGATGAACTTGATTTTGCATTCCTGAAGAAGCTGAAACAATTCCTGGCATCCACCGGAGCCCTTGTTTATTCGGAACACCTCAGCTATGCCAAATGCGATAACGCACATTTGTACGATCTATTACCCATCCCTTTCACTTCCGATGCCGTAGCGCATGTATCGGAACGTATCAAAACAGTACAGGATTTGCTGGAAAGAAAAATGGCCATCGAGATCGTGAGTTATTACAGTCCGGTTGCACCTGAACTCTCCGAGATTGATTTTATCAATGCTATATTGGAAGCAGCCGATTGCGATCTGTTGCTGGATGTGAACAATGTTTATGTGAACAGCTTCAACCATCGTTACGATGCCAAAGCATTCATCGATCAACTGCCGATGGAACGTGTACGGTATATACACATGGCCGGACACGAGCAGGTATCCGATACATTGATCATCGACACGCATGGCGAAGCCATCATCGATCCTGTTTATAACTTGTTCGATTATACCATGCGCAGGCTTGGCAGGGATGTGCCGGTATTACTCGAAAGAGATTTCAATATTCCTGAACTGGAAGAGCTACAGGAAGAAATAAACAGGCTGAATACCATCAAAACAGCCGCTTTAAAACAACCCACCTATGTTACTGCATGA
- a CDS encoding DUF2063 domain-containing protein: MLLHDTTRRYQSALAGFCRSGQLELIPGIRNEHISHYRRLVYNVVDDMLQNAYPLTHALLGATEWKHLVNEFFTHHPCQSPQVWYMPKEFYQYLVTVKHPLLEKYPFLEELLCFEWAEVELFMMEDRREEPIATCSLETGKLVINPEHQLFSFQYPVHLKPAHDITTADKGNYFLAAHRNTAGTVIFTDLSPAFAIMLSLLEEAPATIDELLETLEKDYGIVSSESERQAIHLFFKSALAQELIIF, encoded by the coding sequence ATGTTACTGCATGATACTACCCGCCGGTACCAATCGGCCCTGGCCGGTTTTTGCCGCAGCGGGCAACTGGAGCTTATTCCCGGTATCCGGAACGAACACATCAGTCATTACAGGAGACTTGTGTACAATGTGGTAGATGATATGCTGCAGAATGCTTATCCGTTGACGCACGCTTTACTTGGTGCAACTGAATGGAAGCACCTGGTGAATGAATTCTTCACCCATCACCCCTGCCAGTCGCCACAGGTATGGTACATGCCCAAAGAATTTTACCAATACTTGGTAACGGTAAAACATCCGCTCCTGGAAAAATATCCTTTCCTTGAAGAGCTCTTGTGTTTTGAATGGGCCGAAGTGGAGTTGTTCATGATGGAAGACAGGAGAGAAGAGCCGATAGCAACCTGTTCATTGGAAACCGGCAAGCTGGTCATCAATCCCGAGCATCAGTTGTTTTCATTTCAATACCCGGTGCATCTTAAACCGGCGCATGATATTACAACCGCAGATAAAGGGAATTATTTCCTGGCGGCACACCGGAATACAGCTGGTACGGTGATCTTCACCGATCTCTCGCCTGCATTCGCCATCATGCTCTCTTTACTGGAAGAGGCACCAGCTACTATTGACGAACTGCTGGAAACGCTGGAGAAAGATTATGGTATCGTTTCTTCAGAAAGCGAAAGGCAGGCCATTCACCTTTTTTTTAAAAGCGCCTTAGCGCAAGAATTGATCATTTTTTAA
- a CDS encoding DoxX family protein encodes MSISTKYHSLVGHLEKSAAAPLLLLRLVLAYGFYGPAKMKWKDINSVIDWFGSIGIPAPAFNAYLAAGTEALGVVLLVLGLGTRLIVIPLVITMLVAIKTVHWTNGFEAADNGFEIPLYYIIMLLTLLIYGPGKWSVDYLIRRRS; translated from the coding sequence ATGTCTATCTCAACAAAATACCATTCACTGGTTGGTCATCTTGAAAAATCAGCTGCTGCACCCCTGCTCTTATTGAGGCTGGTGCTGGCCTACGGTTTTTACGGACCGGCCAAAATGAAATGGAAAGATATCAATAGTGTAATTGATTGGTTTGGCAGCATTGGTATACCGGCACCTGCATTCAATGCTTACCTGGCGGCAGGCACGGAAGCGCTGGGTGTAGTGTTACTCGTACTGGGACTGGGAACGCGGCTGATTGTTATACCGTTGGTGATTACCATGCTGGTAGCCATCAAAACAGTACACTGGACCAATGGCTTTGAAGCAGCCGATAACGGTTTTGAGATACCTCTCTACTATATTATTATGCTCCTGACGCTGCTGATTTATGGCCCAGGCAAATGGAGTGTCGACTACCTGATCCGCCGGAGGTCGTAA
- a CDS encoding glycoside hydrolase yields MKYLRIILLATLGLPAFLSFAQTTPSGYLQALKWRMIGPHRGGRTVGAAGVPQQPGTFYIGVNNGGVWKTTDYGRTWVPLFDQQSTGSIGDVAVAPSDPNIIYVGSGEGLQRPDLSVGNGIYKSTDAGKTWTRLGLSEGQQVGGLAIDPHDPNRVFVAMLGHPYGPNKERGVYRTTDGGKTWQQVLYKDENTGAIQVAIDPQHPNIVYADLWAGRQGPWENGAWNGPGSGLYKSADGGNTWSHLTKGLPTVEQGLGRIGFCIAPSNPNRMYATVDAGQYGGMYRSDDAGESWTSISNDGRYWGRGSDFAEVKADPKNADIVYTANVVVWRSADGGNTWKDFRGAPGGDDYHRIWIDPEHTNIMLIASDQGAIITVNGGETFSSWYNQPTAQFYHVSTDNAFPYNVYGGQQESGSVGIASRGNDGQVTFREWHPVGVEEYGYVAADPLNPDIIYGGKITKYNKRTGQVQNIAPEAVRSGKYRFLRTAPVLFSPIDPKTLFFAGNVLFKTNNGGHSWSAISPDLTRSTWDIPASVGIFTTDELKKMPRRGVIYTVAPSPKDSNAIWCGTDDGLIQLTRDGGKTWKNVTPTAIDSWSKISLMDAGHFDKGTAYAAVNRIRLDDMHPHIYKTNDNGVSWKEIVNGLPNDPINVVREDPYQKGLLFAGSETAVYVSFNDGEQWQPLRLNMPATSIRDLVIKDDDIVAGTHGRSFWILDNISSLRQLAAQKTTAAKTVLFRPQKAIRVRWNMNTDTPLPQEEPAGQNPPDGAIIDYFLEESASAVTLEIKDANGKSVRKFSNSDQPYALPAVNIPLYWIRPQESLGTAAGAHRFTWDLHYAPLPIPVSFPIAAIYGNTAPDPRSPWVMPGNYTVTLTVNGTSYVQPLQVKMDPRVTTSLKDLSDQHRYAMICYEGSRKAMEQVEKGKSAYTEVKNAFLSLLQQLEETDNPPTEQLIASVKRWQQKLQSLDFTKH; encoded by the coding sequence ATGAAATACCTTCGAATTATTTTGCTGGCAACGTTAGGATTGCCGGCTTTTCTTTCTTTTGCACAAACCACCCCGTCAGGTTATTTACAGGCATTGAAATGGAGGATGATTGGTCCGCACCGCGGTGGCCGCACCGTAGGTGCAGCAGGTGTGCCGCAGCAGCCTGGTACTTTTTACATTGGGGTGAACAATGGCGGCGTGTGGAAGACCACAGATTATGGCCGCACATGGGTTCCGCTTTTCGATCAGCAGTCTACAGGTTCTATCGGTGATGTGGCAGTAGCTCCTTCCGATCCCAACATCATTTATGTAGGAAGTGGTGAAGGCTTGCAAAGACCCGATCTTTCGGTAGGTAACGGTATTTATAAATCGACCGATGCCGGTAAAACATGGACACGCCTGGGATTGAGTGAAGGACAACAGGTAGGTGGTCTTGCCATTGATCCGCATGACCCCAACCGTGTGTTTGTAGCCATGTTGGGACATCCCTATGGGCCTAATAAAGAACGCGGCGTATACCGCACTACCGATGGCGGCAAGACCTGGCAACAGGTATTGTATAAAGATGAGAACACAGGCGCCATACAGGTAGCTATTGATCCGCAACATCCGAATATTGTTTATGCCGATTTGTGGGCCGGCCGCCAGGGCCCGTGGGAGAACGGCGCCTGGAATGGTCCGGGTAGCGGATTGTATAAATCTGCTGATGGCGGTAACACATGGAGCCATCTCACCAAAGGGTTGCCTACGGTAGAGCAGGGATTGGGACGTATTGGTTTTTGCATTGCGCCCAGCAATCCCAATCGCATGTATGCAACAGTAGATGCAGGCCAGTATGGAGGAATGTATAGAAGTGATGATGCAGGAGAAAGCTGGACAAGCATCAGCAACGACGGAAGGTATTGGGGCCGTGGAAGCGATTTTGCAGAAGTAAAGGCCGATCCTAAAAATGCAGATATCGTGTATACAGCCAATGTAGTGGTATGGCGGTCTGCCGATGGTGGCAATACCTGGAAAGATTTCAGGGGCGCACCGGGCGGAGATGATTACCATCGTATATGGATAGATCCCGAGCATACCAATATCATGCTCATTGCATCTGACCAGGGCGCCATCATTACCGTTAACGGTGGTGAAACTTTTTCATCCTGGTATAATCAACCTACTGCACAGTTCTATCATGTGAGTACCGATAATGCATTCCCGTATAACGTATATGGAGGGCAACAGGAAAGCGGTTCTGTAGGTATTGCATCCCGCGGTAACGACGGACAGGTTACATTCCGTGAATGGCATCCGGTGGGAGTAGAAGAATATGGTTATGTAGCCGCCGATCCGCTAAACCCCGATATTATTTACGGAGGAAAGATCACAAAGTATAATAAACGTACAGGCCAGGTACAGAACATCGCACCCGAAGCAGTGCGCAGCGGTAAGTACCGTTTCCTGCGAACGGCGCCGGTTCTTTTTTCACCCATTGATCCGAAAACACTCTTCTTTGCCGGCAATGTGTTGTTCAAAACCAATAACGGCGGGCATTCCTGGTCAGCCATCAGTCCCGATTTAACAAGAAGCACCTGGGATATCCCCGCCAGCGTAGGCATCTTCACCACAGATGAGCTGAAAAAAATGCCACGCAGGGGAGTGATCTACACAGTAGCGCCATCACCCAAAGACAGCAACGCCATCTGGTGTGGCACAGACGATGGACTGATACAACTCACCCGCGATGGCGGCAAGACATGGAAGAATGTAACGCCCACTGCCATTGATTCATGGAGCAAGATCTCATTGATGGATGCCGGTCATTTTGATAAGGGCACAGCGTATGCAGCCGTGAACAGGATCAGGCTCGATGATATGCATCCGCATATTTATAAAACAAACGACAATGGCGTTAGCTGGAAAGAGATCGTGAACGGGTTGCCCAATGATCCTATCAATGTGGTACGGGAAGATCCTTACCAGAAAGGATTGTTATTCGCCGGTTCTGAGACGGCTGTTTATGTATCGTTCAACGATGGTGAACAATGGCAACCGCTGCGATTAAACATGCCGGCTACTTCCATCCGCGACCTGGTGATCAAAGACGATGATATCGTAGCAGGCACCCATGGCCGTTCTTTCTGGATACTCGACAACATCAGTTCGCTGCGGCAACTGGCTGCACAAAAAACAACCGCAGCAAAGACTGTTTTGTTCCGCCCGCAAAAAGCCATCCGTGTGCGCTGGAACATGAATACGGATACACCTTTGCCACAGGAAGAGCCGGCCGGACAAAACCCGCCAGATGGCGCCATCATTGATTATTTCCTGGAGGAATCGGCTAGCGCCGTTACGCTGGAAATAAAAGATGCCAACGGAAAATCGGTGAGAAAATTCAGTAACAGCGATCAACCTTATGCATTGCCGGCAGTGAACATTCCTTTGTATTGGATACGTCCGCAGGAAAGCCTGGGCACCGCAGCAGGAGCGCATCGCTTTACCTGGGACCTGCATTATGCGCCGTTACCCATTCCGGTTTCGTTTCCCATCGCCGCTATTTATGGTAACACAGCTCCTGACCCCAGATCGCCCTGGGTAATGCCCGGCAATTATACGGTTACACTCACGGTGAACGGAACCAGTTATGTGCAGCCTTTACAGGTAAAAATGGATCCGCGGGTGACTACATCGTTGAAAGATTTGTCTGATCAGCATCGTTATGCCATGATCTGTTATGAAGGCAGCAGGAAAGCGATGGAGCAGGTTGAGAAAGGGAAGTCAGCATATACGGAAGTAAAAAATGCATTCTTATCACTCTTACAACAACTGGAGGAAACAGATAATCCGCCAACCGAACAGCTCATTGCATCTGTAAAACGTTGGCAGCAAAAATTGCAATCATTGGATTTCACGAAACATTGA
- a CDS encoding glycosyl hydrolase, which translates to MRKAFYLLVAIGLLTIPALAQEKKKTKPVTATPVANNDATYFSNVKYRLIGPFRGGRCAAVTGSYKNKTTFYFGATGGGVWKTTDGGSNWKNISDKYFGGSIGAVAVAPSDETILYAGEGENTLRGNVSEGLGGIWRSDDGGRSWHNLGLKEGRHIIRIVIHPKDPNTVWVAVMGHLFGPNKERGVYKTTDGGKTWKQVLYANDQTGCSDLVMEAGNPSVLYAGMWHVIRRPYSMESGGEGSGLWKSTDGGETWINLTNKKGMPKGTWGIVGVASAPSNPDKIFAIIENANGGLYVSNDGGESWTLQSSDNNIRQRAWYYSKIFVDPKNDNLVYCLNVEFMRSRDGGKTFQPVSTPHGDHHDLWIDPEDGNRMIIGDDGGAQISFDAAANWSTMNNQPTAQFYRITTDNAYPYRLLGAQQDNSTVRIRSRSAGAGITERDWDPTAGAESGYVVADPLNPDIVYGGNYGGYLSRLDHKTGENRAINMWPDNPMGAGADVQKYRFQWNFPVFFSPHNPKRLYACGNRLFVTENEGRSWETISPDLTTNDKSKQASSGGAITKDNTSVEYYCTIFTATESPLEKDLLWTGSDDGLVFVSKDAGKHWENVTPPQAGKWMMWNCIETDPFQKGTAYFVGTKYKLDDYAPYIFVTTDYGKTWKQITNGINNMHFTRCLRADQKRPGLLYAGTEYGMYISYDGGTQWKSFQLNLPVVPVTDLTIKDNDLLVATQGRAFWAIDDLSVIQQKDESTAGKSWHVFTVSDAYRMEGGGRRARSGIGTETPPNTGANPPNGTVINYYLKQANDSTKFSITVFDKKNMPIRTFSKNAKEEADKIDFNSGMNQFVWDMNYPPAEKIDNMILWNGNVGTVKAAPGKYMARFRYGKDSMDVPFVIKGNPAYGMTEADYDNTVSFLLDVKQSFSDIQKAIKRIREVRTQINDFTAKLDTSTTKDVRKEADSINAKLTTIEETLYQTKAKSGQDVLNYPIRLNDKISGIFGVVSSGNTPPSKQAKEAFAELNEQATQQLQKLAGIFSNDLASFNNLIHDKKLPVIGFKQ; encoded by the coding sequence ATGAGAAAAGCCTTCTACCTGCTGGTTGCGATCGGCCTTTTAACCATACCGGCCCTTGCACAGGAGAAAAAAAAGACAAAACCTGTCACTGCAACACCCGTCGCGAATAATGACGCGACTTATTTTTCGAATGTCAAGTATCGTTTGATAGGTCCCTTCCGCGGCGGAAGGTGCGCTGCTGTTACCGGCAGTTATAAAAACAAGACCACTTTCTATTTTGGCGCTACGGGGGGCGGTGTATGGAAAACAACCGATGGCGGCAGTAACTGGAAAAATATTTCAGATAAATATTTCGGCGGATCAATCGGTGCAGTAGCCGTAGCGCCCAGCGATGAAACCATCCTGTATGCAGGCGAGGGTGAAAATACCCTGCGTGGCAATGTGTCGGAAGGATTGGGCGGTATCTGGCGCAGTGATGATGGTGGCCGGAGCTGGCATAACCTGGGATTGAAAGAAGGGCGGCACATCATCCGCATCGTAATACATCCCAAAGATCCGAATACGGTATGGGTAGCGGTAATGGGACATTTATTCGGACCCAACAAAGAAAGAGGCGTATACAAAACCACCGATGGAGGTAAAACATGGAAACAGGTGTTGTATGCCAATGACCAGACCGGTTGTTCAGACCTGGTAATGGAAGCAGGCAACCCTTCTGTATTGTATGCCGGTATGTGGCATGTGATACGCAGGCCCTATAGCATGGAGAGCGGCGGTGAAGGCAGTGGTTTGTGGAAGAGTACTGATGGTGGCGAAACCTGGATCAACCTTACCAACAAGAAAGGGATGCCCAAAGGCACCTGGGGTATTGTAGGTGTAGCATCTGCACCCAGCAATCCGGATAAAATATTTGCTATCATAGAGAATGCCAACGGCGGTTTGTATGTGAGCAACGACGGCGGAGAGAGCTGGACATTACAGAGCAGCGATAACAATATTCGCCAGCGCGCCTGGTATTATTCCAAAATATTTGTAGACCCCAAGAACGATAACCTGGTATACTGCCTGAATGTGGAATTCATGCGCAGCAGGGACGGAGGCAAAACCTTTCAACCCGTTTCCACGCCGCATGGCGACCACCACGATCTCTGGATCGATCCGGAAGATGGCAACCGGATGATCATTGGGGATGATGGGGGCGCGCAGATCAGTTTCGATGCGGCGGCCAACTGGAGTACCATGAACAACCAGCCTACGGCGCAATTCTATCGCATCACAACTGATAATGCATATCCTTATCGTTTGTTGGGTGCACAGCAGGATAATTCCACCGTGCGCATCCGCAGCCGCTCGGCAGGTGCAGGTATCACCGAGCGTGACTGGGATCCTACAGCAGGCGCCGAGAGTGGTTATGTAGTGGCTGATCCATTGAATCCCGATATCGTGTATGGTGGTAATTACGGTGGTTATCTTTCCCGGCTCGATCATAAGACAGGTGAAAACAGGGCCATCAACATGTGGCCTGATAATCCTATGGGCGCCGGCGCTGATGTACAGAAATACCGTTTCCAATGGAACTTCCCTGTTTTCTTTTCACCGCATAACCCCAAACGACTCTATGCTTGTGGTAACCGGTTATTCGTAACAGAGAATGAAGGACGCAGTTGGGAAACCATCAGTCCCGATCTTACCACGAACGACAAAAGCAAACAAGCTTCCAGCGGAGGCGCTATCACCAAAGACAATACTTCGGTAGAATACTATTGTACCATTTTCACCGCAACGGAATCTCCGTTGGAAAAAGATCTGTTGTGGACCGGCAGTGACGACGGACTGGTATTTGTAAGTAAAGACGCCGGCAAACATTGGGAAAATGTAACACCACCGCAGGCAGGAAAATGGATGATGTGGAACTGTATAGAAACCGATCCTTTCCAAAAAGGCACTGCCTATTTTGTAGGAACCAAATACAAACTCGATGATTATGCGCCATATATATTCGTAACTACTGATTACGGTAAAACATGGAAGCAGATCACCAATGGCATCAACAACATGCATTTTACCCGTTGCCTGCGTGCAGATCAAAAACGGCCCGGGCTGTTGTACGCCGGTACAGAATACGGTATGTACATCAGTTACGATGGCGGTACGCAATGGAAATCATTTCAGCTCAACCTACCCGTGGTGCCGGTTACCGATCTTACCATTAAAGACAACGATTTGTTGGTAGCTACACAGGGACGTGCTTTCTGGGCCATCGACGATTTAAGTGTGATACAGCAAAAAGATGAATCTACTGCCGGCAAATCATGGCATGTGTTTACAGTGAGCGATGCTTACCGGATGGAAGGCGGAGGAAGAAGGGCCCGTTCAGGAATAGGAACGGAAACTCCGCCCAATACAGGTGCCAATCCTCCCAATGGAACGGTCATCAATTATTACCTGAAGCAGGCGAATGATTCAACGAAATTCTCCATTACTGTTTTTGATAAAAAGAATATGCCTATCAGAACCTTCAGCAAGAACGCCAAAGAAGAAGCTGATAAGATAGATTTCAACAGCGGCATGAACCAGTTTGTATGGGATATGAATTACCCGCCTGCTGAAAAGATCGATAATATGATTTTGTGGAACGGCAATGTGGGAACCGTAAAAGCGGCTCCGGGTAAGTACATGGCTAGGTTCCGCTATGGAAAAGATTCGATGGATGTGCCGTTTGTGATCAAAGGCAACCCCGCTTATGGCATGACGGAAGCGGATTACGATAACACGGTTTCGTTTTTATTGGATGTTAAACAAAGTTTCAGCGATATCCAGAAAGCCATTAAACGTATCCGGGAGGTAAGAACGCAGATCAATGATTTTACAGCGAAGCTGGATACGTCGACAACAAAAGACGTTCGCAAAGAAGCCGACAGCATCAATGCAAAATTGACGACCATCGAGGAAACATTATATCAGACAAAGGCCAAGAGCGGGCAGGATGTATTAAACTATCCCATCCGTTTAAATGATAAGATATCTGGCATCTTCGGGGTAGTATCCAGTGGCAATACGCCGCCCAGCAAGCAGGCAAAAGAAGCATTTGCAGAATTGAATGAACAGGCAACGCAGCAATTGCAAAAACTTGCCGGTATTTTCAGCAATGATCTCGCATCATTCAATAACCTGATCCATGATAAGAAACTACCAGTGATTGGGTTTAAACAATAG
- a CDS encoding glycoside hydrolase family 13 protein, with the protein MKKVFALISISLFQLTVFSQRIDRVEPQNWWVGMKYNTITLLIYGENLARLVPSLNYPGVELVKTDTVENKNYLFVTLKINPEAKPGNINIHFSQNNKIVLSENFPLLEREAGSASRPSFSPKDAILLIVPDRFSNGDTRNDIIPTMNEKTVDRSNEDKRHGGDIQGIMNHLDYIKSLGFTQIWNTPLIENNEPDYSYHGYAATDFYKIDPRFGTNEQFKLLVKEAKKRGIGMIWDVVLNHCGNEYYFFKDLPSKDWFNYIETRTRTNGLKTTITDPYATEIDKKEYTDGWFDHHMPDLNQRNPLLASYLIQNTIWWIEYAGISGIREDTYSYADRDFLATWTKAVLDEYPNFNITGEEMSRNIYLTSYWQKDKINTDGYRSYLPTLMDFSLNDNIISSLNKPDEWFSTWRDTYQSVAQDYLIPHPENQLIFPDNHDLDRFYSRLHKNLDNWKLGIAMYITMRGIPEFLYGTEVLMTNEKAGSDGQRRGDFYDGWENDSKNARTELGLTQEEKEAKRFFSKLLNWRKTNTAISDGKFKHYAPQKNDVYVYFRYNTRQKVMVLLNKNSQEVILDMNRYSEMMPANFKARDIVSDQDLEVTNSLKIPAKTAMILEIK; encoded by the coding sequence ATGAAAAAAGTATTCGCTTTAATAAGTATATCGCTTTTTCAGCTCACAGTTTTTTCTCAACGGATAGACCGGGTTGAGCCTCAAAACTGGTGGGTGGGGATGAAATACAATACCATCACCCTGCTGATCTATGGAGAAAATCTCGCCCGTCTTGTGCCATCGTTGAATTACCCGGGTGTTGAATTGGTTAAAACAGATACGGTTGAGAACAAAAATTATTTGTTTGTCACCCTGAAGATTAATCCTGAAGCGAAGCCGGGAAACATCAATATCCATTTCAGCCAAAACAATAAAATTGTACTGTCCGAAAACTTTCCTCTTTTGGAACGGGAAGCAGGAAGTGCCAGCCGGCCCAGTTTTAGCCCGAAAGACGCGATACTCCTGATTGTTCCCGACCGGTTTTCAAATGGAGATACCAGGAATGATATCATTCCCACTATGAATGAAAAAACCGTGGATAGAAGCAATGAAGACAAAAGACATGGCGGAGATATCCAGGGGATCATGAATCACCTCGACTACATAAAATCATTGGGCTTTACCCAAATCTGGAATACACCCCTGATAGAAAACAATGAGCCCGATTACTCCTATCACGGATATGCGGCAACCGACTTTTACAAGATCGATCCGCGCTTTGGTACAAACGAACAGTTTAAACTATTGGTCAAAGAAGCGAAGAAAAGAGGAATAGGAATGATTTGGGATGTGGTTCTAAATCACTGTGGTAACGAATATTATTTTTTCAAAGACCTGCCCTCAAAGGATTGGTTTAATTATATCGAAACGAGAACAAGGACTAATGGACTAAAAACCACGATAACGGATCCTTACGCAACTGAAATCGATAAGAAAGAATATACAGATGGCTGGTTTGATCATCACATGCCCGATCTGAACCAGCGGAATCCCCTGCTGGCAAGCTATTTAATCCAAAATACAATTTGGTGGATCGAGTATGCCGGAATCTCCGGTATCAGGGAGGATACCTATTCTTACGCGGATAGAGATTTCCTGGCAACCTGGACAAAGGCAGTGCTTGATGAATATCCCAACTTTAATATCACCGGCGAAGAAATGTCGAGAAATATCTATCTCACCTCGTATTGGCAAAAGGATAAGATAAACACAGATGGTTACCGATCCTATTTGCCAACCTTAATGGATTTCTCGTTGAATGACAATATTATTTCCAGTCTCAACAAGCCCGACGAGTGGTTCTCCACCTGGCGTGATACCTATCAAAGCGTGGCACAGGATTACCTGATCCCGCATCCGGAAAACCAATTGATATTTCCCGACAATCATGACCTGGACAGGTTTTATTCACGGCTCCATAAAAACCTGGATAACTGGAAACTGGGGATCGCGATGTACATCACCATGCGTGGTATCCCGGAATTCTTATACGGCACCGAGGTGCTGATGACCAATGAAAAAGCCGGAAGCGATGGGCAAAGAAGGGGAGACTTTTATGATGGTTGGGAAAATGATTCAAAAAACGCAAGAACGGAACTGGGTCTTACCCAGGAAGAAAAAGAAGCCAAAAGATTTTTTTCGAAACTATTGAACTGGCGAAAAACGAATACTGCCATCAGCGATGGGAAGTTCAAACATTATGCGCCGCAAAAGAATGATGTCTATGTTTACTTCCGCTACAATACCAGGCAAAAGGTAATGGTACTGTTAAATAAAAACAGCCAGGAAGTGATCCTCGATATGAACCGGTACAGCGAAATGATGCCAGCCAATTTTAAGGCGAGAGACATTGTTTCAGACCAGGATTTGGAGGTAACGAATTCACTGAAAATCCCCGCGAAAACCGCGATGATCCTGGAGATAAAATAA